The DNA region ATGGGCCCCCCCGGCCTGGTGCCCACCTGAGAACAGGAGAGCTACCCTAGAGACATCACCACCCCTGCCCCTCTACCCATGGAACTGTGCGTTGCATCCTGCTCAGTGGGTCTCTATACCACCTGTGGGTATTCTTGGACACCTTGCCAGTGTTGAAGGGCTCTTGGAATGTTATGAGGTGGAACGCAGGCTGGGTGCTTTGCCATGAGACAAAGGGCCCAGATATTCTCTGTCCATCCTAAGCCTGCTGCTGCCAGCAGGAAACACAGACTGCAAAGAGAAGCACAAACTTTGATCCTTGATATCTGGACTCAGAAGCTCTCTACTAACATGTAAGGAGGCAGGACATGTCAGCCCCTGTCCCACACACATTGGGAAAACTTGGGGCTCTTTCTGTGGCCGAGGACATGGGTCCTTGCTTTTTGGCTCCACATTGCCATGTGACCCTTGTGGCAGGAAGGTAGCGTGTCCATAGTACTTGGTAGCAACATTTGCACTACATCCACTTTTGTTACTTGATGAGCTGGCTGTGGCCAAGGTGGCCTACCTGCCCTTCCTGGTTCCTTTCTGGCACCCATTGCCCACCAGTCCTAGGAAGCACACCAACTGGTTGAAACACAGCTTTCTACCATCCAGGTATGTGTTCAGGCCTGGTTCCCACCACTCTTGGAGCCAGCTTTCAAGGTTGCCTGTGCCCCTGCTCTGCCCAGCCTGGCTGGCAGGGCTGCATGTTTCCATCCTGTTTGCCTCTTTTATTTAATGCCAAAGTTTTAGCCAAAGACATCTTCCTCTTTCATTGTGTTTTAGGATTCTGTTCTGCACTGTGGGCCAGCTCCCTGCCTCAAACCTGGGCATTGTCCTCAAACCAGGCCATTCATGGCTCAAGGCTGGGGGGCTCCAGGGAGGTTGGGCTGCTTGGTCTCTTCATGGGTCTGGCTAATGGAAAGTAGCATATATatgctttaaaaacattaatctttttggaaagaattaagagaaatgtataattttaatcccatttttaatattttggtctAGCAACTTGTGATACATAGATGACAATTTTGTGAGTTTTTCAAATGTGTGTACAGATTTTTGTAAATATGAAACTTTTGTAATTAACTCATGTACAGCCTCATCCTGTATAGTTCATGATGAATGTGCAGGGGATCTGCTCCACGTGCCTGTATGGTTCCTAGTCCTATAGTCAGGCTTATGTGGCACTCCCATGACTTTGATTTTGTAACTGACTAATGTCTTCCCATTTGGACAGTGGTCTGGCCAGAGACCCTGCACATTTTACTGTCAGGGGTAGCCAGGACTGTTCCCATCCTCTTGGAATGAGGGACCTATCCTCATCCCCTGCCCACATCCCTTCTCCAATAAAGCACCTGTGCCCTCAGCAGCAGCTTGCCATGGGCTGTTGCTGAGATATTTGTACTGAAATAAGTGTGGAAGTATTTATTTCTTAGGAAGGGGGTGGTTGAAGAATATGAGAAATTTTATAGTAGAAGAGTCTGAGGAGACAGCCATGGCTCCTCTGAAGGGGACGGGACAGCTTTTAACAATGGCATAGTGTATGGGTATAGGAGATGGGGAAAGACTTTGGGAACATGACATAGTTGTCCTTGATATGGCTCTATCCATGGTATACCAGGCAGACCTGGATCCTATTGGAGTTGGCCCAGGAAAGCAGACCTGAGAGGGGAAAGATCTAAAGATGTAGACAGGGCTGGGAATCCAATTGAAGAAGCAGGTGGCAAGCAACATGTCTACTTTAGACTGAGTTATGACAGAATGCCTGCCAGGTCCATGAAGGCTGTGGGACCTGGCCTTGAGGAGCTGCATGTGTCTGCATCATCCTAGGAGTTCAAAACCAAGCCTCCACCTGAACACACACCTATGTGCTACTAGGATGACTAAATATGTCCATTGCTCTGGGGCCTGCTGGGCAAGACATGGTCTTCCTCCACTTCAGCCATAGCTCTACTTGTGGTCACCAATACATTGTTTTTTAGACCTCCTCTGTGTAGTATGAGCCAACAGGAAATGCCAAACTCAGTTTCCATACCCTGGGATTCTGAGGAGGCAGACACAGGTAATCTAGGAAAGAGTAACCCACACCTTAATAATCCACACAGGAATCTCCTTCAGGCTCTCTTCTGTTCCATCCTGGGGCTAAGAGAAGCTTGGCACTGTGATGGGTGGCTAAGAGCCCCACTGGAAGGGGCCTGCAGCAACGGGCTGCCTATGTGCACAGACTGGCCCATGTGACCCATGCAGCAGGCGCCACATAAGCCAGATGTCAGCAGCTGAGAGCCCATGTACTACAACCAATTCGCGGTAGAAGCAGGGGTCGAAGGTGCTCAGGTGTGGTGCTGCAGAAGGCTGGGAAATGCCAAAGGTACGGAAAGCTGGGTGAGGCTCAGGTGTGAGCCGGAGGCGCTGCAGACACATGCCTAGAAAGACATCATCAATGGGAAAGAGCTCAACCTGTGCACAGGCACTTGCCAAGCGGCGCAGCGTAGCTCCAGAAAGAACAAAACCACCACCACCTGCGTAGGCTGGGTAGGCAGGCAGGCCATACACAGCCTCTGGGATGTAGTACTTACTGGCCCTAGCACGGATTGGCCTCGCCTGCACTATTACGTCACCTGCAAGCAAGTCCTGCGCAGGATCCCTCGATGCTAGGAACTCCAGCAGGTTCCCCACGTGTACAAATACATCAGCATCACCTTTAAAAACAAAGCGCACGTTGGGGCAAAAGGCTGAGGCCCAGGCCAGAAAGTGGATCTCCTTAAGTGTTAAGTTGAAAAAAGTGTCCTCGAAGGCCCAGAGCAAGATGTCCGAATATGCATGGCTCTCAGCATGCAGCAGTGCACGCCAGTGTGTCTGTGTGCCCACCCCCTTTGGGTCAGCCTTATTGGTGCCTGCACTCCTGGGCACCCCCAGCAAGAACACACGGCGTACAAGTGCCCCCTGCACGCGACCCTCGGCACCCCACGTCTGGCGCACGGCTTGTCGCCTCTCGAAGTCAGCTGCCACCGACTTGACAGCTATGAGCAGGTCAGGTCGGCCACCAGGTGCATCATCACCACGGCACTTGTGAGGCTGGTTAATGAGGAGTGAAAAGCGCCGCTGGTCCTTGGCGCGCAAGTAGCGGCGGAAATCAAAGGAGCCGGTGGGAGTGGGCGATGGCGGTGTGTCCCCTTCGTAGGCCGGTGGGGCTGCGCCAGAGTCCAGTACCTGGAATGCTCGGGGACCTGGGGTGGGTCTCTGTGCCTCCCGCCCTCGCGCTTGCGGCGTGCTAGTAGTGGGGGTCGCGCCGTCGCGCTGCGCGTACAGTAAGAGGCCAAGGGCGGCGCTGAGGAGCAGCGTGAGTGACGCGTCCCGGCGTAGGCGCAGCCGCCTCCTCATGACCGCGTGGCCGACGCCCGCCCTCTCTTCGAAGGGTCGCCCGCAGAGCCTCTGGAAGCAAGGACGGGTGGCGGTTGGGGGTCAGAGGCTCCAAGCCCCGCCTCCCGGAGAGGAGGGTGCGGGAGACCAcaccctgggggggggggggtcttaaACTACCGGCAGTTCATTCCCCTCCGTTGCACCTCCTCCTCGCACCCCTGGGACTAGCAGCCTGAAGGGACAAGATGTTCCCCCTTGTAGCGAACTTCCATCCCCTGGACTCCAGCCCGGGACGGTGCCCAAGAGGCGAAAGCAGGGCAGAAAGGCCCTTTCTCAGCCCTACTTTTTCCCACCCCTCACGCTAAGACCGAATCCCTTCTACCTTTCTCCTCCCCGCCCCAACCTCTGTCTCTGGGATCCCGACACTCACTCTGGGAGCGGCGTGGCCCCCCGACGCTGGAGCCTCGGGCTCAGCGCAGGGTCCTAAGGGCGGCCATGGACGGGGCCTGGGCCAAATGCAGCGTTGGCAGGAAGGGGACCGAGGCCGTGCCACGTGACCCTCCAGCTGTGCGCGCCCGGACATCTGGAGCTCAGCTCCGCCCCGGCGCCGCGCCGGGAACTCCGAGTGAGGATAAATCCCTGAGAGGATTCCTTAGGGGCAATTCTTGCTGGGAAGGCCTGTTCTTGGTGCTAGCTCAGACTCCCCAAGACCGCGTTTCTGAGGCCCGGTAAGTATCGGTGTCTCTGGTTACCCCCACTCTCACGGAATGCCCCCCGCCTGCCACCCAGTAAACTGCCGAGTGAGGACGGTTTGCACACACAAAACTGCTTCTCCAATTCTTACAACAGTTCTCATTACTTAGGCCCAGATGGGGACGCTGCTTCTTAGGCCCAGGAGGATCATACAGGCAGAAAGTACTGTCCCAAATCTTTTGGAATTCAGTCCAGGAATCCTCTGTGCTTCCCCCATCCCACCTCTCCTTTGTCCCCATTGGGATACAAGACAGCAGGTCAACCCTGTCTGCATTAACTTCCCAGGCAAGCACTGCAGCCCTGTCTTCCAGGAGCTTATAAGCCTGAGTCCAGTCCCAGATTCAGTTTTGAGTCTCCTGCTCCCCCGCAGAGCCTCCTGCACATAGAAATGTCTTGTGTCTGTGCCACTGCTGACCAGACTGGGTTAGCAGGGATTGGTAAAGCTCCTGGAAGAGGTCACTCAGCAAAGGCTTTGACCTGAGATCAAGGTGAGCAGAGTGGCACCCTGGAGCCTGAGAGCCCAGTCCTTGCCTAACTCTGCTGCCAGCTTTCAACTATCTTCCTGGAACTCAGGGTCTCCAGACCTCAGCCTATGTGGTAGAGCTTGGAGTAGAAAACCCCCAGCAAAGGTGTGCATCACTGCTTCACTTCCCACTCCTTTCCATGGTACCTCCACCCAGAATCTCCATGTTATTAACTGAATACACCTCAGTCTCAACTGATCTGTCAGCTGGCTTTCTTACCACAGTATTCCCTGACCCCCAAACCCCTggttttcctctttattcttgGGGTTACACTTTTCCAGTAAGTGTCCTTCAGTCCCACTATCTGTCCATTCATGAATCTTTACCTGTGACCCAACTCCTAAACCCAGAACTATATACCCAGCAGCCTTCACACTCCCTCACTGGATGTCCTACAGGAACACCATTTCCCATGAACAGAGCAAACAGGGCAACCCCAAGCCTCCATCCCACTGGCAAAGGAAGAAACTTTGGGTCCTCTTTACCCCATTCCAATCCAGGGTTACCAAGGCCCATTCTTCTTCCTGAAGATCTCCTAGTGTTCATCTCTTTTCCTCCATTGCTGCAGCCACTGCCCCAGTATCTGTCTCCTTCTTGCTgctttttcttgcattttctccctctctccctccccctctctccatGTGCGcccctccttccccccccccatcctcaccAGCCTCCCAGTCTTAATTCCCAAACCCTTCAAAGGCTTCTCACTGGCCTCATTATTAAATCCAAATTCTGTAAAATGGCTCACCAGACTCCATGTTCTCCTTCACTGATGGGTCATTCAGCAACCCCCTCCAGCCACTCTACACTTCTCTTCCCTATTCCCTTCCTCAAGACCCCAGGGTGTTGCTATGCCCAGAGCACTGCCTTTCTCTCAACTCCCCACCTCACCCTTCCCACCAGCTCATCTCTTCAGGAGCCTAACACCAGGCTGGGGTAGGCCTCTGTGTTCCCACAATTCCCTGAGTGAAAGTTACATTTTATTACCATTGCTAAGTACTTGGGTCTCACACTGAGTGAGCTGGGGCAAGCGGGATTTGGGTATTTGGCTCACTACAGTATTTGCAGCACCCAGGGTGGTGCCTAGGACAAGGAAATTCCAGGTGCTTATGGAGTCACTGTTCAAGGAGTGAAGGGGGTGAGGGCTAGCCAGAAGATTCTCTTTTGGGGATAGGGGAGGATGGGAACGACATTCATACTGTCTCCATCAAAGAATCTAGAGCAGAATCCCCAGTGGTATGTCCCAGGAGCTCAGCAGGTGTTCCTATGGATCCTGGAGAAGGCACTCAACTCTGCTGCAGCAGCTCAGTGAAGTAGAGGTTTTAAATGTAGGGTTCCAGTGGATTTGGAAGGAGGGTCAGCAATAGTAACAGTAGTAGCAGAAGGGACTCTAGAACCATCCAGATGCTCCAAACGCTGCTGGGCTCGTGGTGGACTGCTGCATCCTTGGAACCGGGTCTAGGCCAGGCCTCCATCAGGACCTGCCAGGCCCAGCAGGTCCTCTGCCAGACTGGTGAGCTCATTCTCCTCTAGCGCCTCTACTAGGCGCTGCAGTGTGGCTCGGCGGCCCTCCGCCTGCACGAAACGACGCAGCAGTTGGAAGGCCTGCTCGTACAGCCCATCACGCTCGTATTCATAGGCCAGTGAGTCCAACGCTGGGTCGCGCAATGCCCGACAGCTGCGCTGCAGTGAGCGTCCCACCCTACGCCACTTGAGGCCCACTGAACGTGCGAACGTCTGTTGGTCCTGCAGGCTCAGTGGCCGATTCACTGTGGAGGGAGTTGGGGAGGCAGATGGGTGGGAGGGACCCAAGAGCCGGCCCCCACCTGTGCCCAGCCACTGACGTACAGCCTAACCATCACCCCTGCCCAAACTCCAACCTCCCGGGGACCCCACCTTTGCGCCTGCACCTCACCTACTGGCCGACCCTGGAACAGAAACGTCTGTCCAGACAAGGGCGGTGGCTTTTCCTCTGGCGGAGAGGGGACCAGGGACTGCGAGGGGGCTGGGACGACATCAACATCCACATCCACATTATCACCCTGGCCCTCCAAACCACACGTTAGATTGCAGAGCGCATCTTCCAGCTCAGCTAGTTCCTCATCCCGGAGCCGGTCGGGCTAGGGAAGGGAGTACGAGGTCAGAGGGGCTTTTATCCGTGAATCCCCACCCTACCCCATGCGGACCCCATCCTGCCGCACCTTCTGGGCTAAGATGCAATTCAAACAATGCTCCTCGTCCGTCAGCCAAGCATCTAGCCTCTCGGCACCAGCGCGCAGCTCCAGCTGCAGCGGTACAGAGCGTTGGGCCAGCGCTGCTGCCAAGCAACTTTGCAGCTTGGCGCGCAGAGTTCCCTCCCGGTAGACGTGGAGGAAGCGGCTACAGGGCTGTCTCCCACAGAAACGCAACTGCACAATCAGCTGCGGGTCGCTGCGGTGGATCTTGAGTATCTGCAGCACGTCTGGGCTCTCGGCGCTCTCTGCGGAGGTGAGCAGTCAGGCTCCAGGTGGTCCCCAAGTGGGGCGTTCTCCAAGCCGGAGGTGGGGCAAAGCCCATGGTCAAACCCCGTCCCCATTCTCTGACCTGGGATACTAGATTATCCAGAGTACCCAGCTGGGAAACAAAAAAGGGAATGCAAACAGCAACAACCCAGAAAGCAGGCCAGGACCAATCATAGAGTACATTCCAAGATAAGAGTGGGTGCCACCTAGCCCTATCTCTTAAATCCCAAATGGAAGAGAGGGGCTTTGCAACACAGAAATGGGGCATATGCCCTGGGCCACCAGGCTATGTGCATAGGCAGgcaggggaagggcaggaggTCTCAGGTCTTTGGCTTCCACCTAGTGTGGTTCCCTTTCCCCTGGAAAGAGAGGGGTTCTTGATTTTCTAAGGTTGGAGCTGGATGCCCCAaccagcttcagcctcctgtgGCTTCTACCCTGAGATGAGAAAGAAGAACCTGGAATGGTAAGTAGTGGGGAAGGGTCTTGGGCAAGGAGTACTGTagtgagagaggaaaagagaagagagaaacttGTGATTACTAGAAAGGAGTGAGCTGGCTGCTCCAGAGTGGGGGGCATAGAGTAGCGGGACATTAGTGCAGAAATAGGTAGATGTACAATCATGGATAAACATGATTATGCTCAAGGACACACATGCAGTAAGCAGAGAAGACAAATCCTACACAGCCAGTTTTCTCTACCTTACACTTACCCTCCCTCACCAATTCTTTTCCTGAAAGTGGCTATAAGCCCAGGCCCACCAAATCCAGGAGGTGGGGTATTACCCCTGCCCCACCCACAAAAGAGCCTAGCCCACCTCTTCTTCTCCCATTCCTACCCATTTACCCACCTGTCAATGATGTCTGTAGAGCCCTGTATACTGCCACCTTCTTCTGGGGGTGTGCATAGGCATCAGACAGAACCACCTTGTCCAGTAAGGATTCCAAAAACAGGTATGCACTGCCCACCCACTCTTCGTGCCCATTTGGCCCAGCTGCCATCTTGCCTCCTAGAGACAGACAGGCATCTGGGTTATCCTAGCCTTGGAGACAACCGTCCAGTCCCATGTGCAGCTCCAAAACACTGCGAACATTTGTTTGTCCTGCAGGCTCAGTGGCCGATTCAACTGGCACACTTGAGGTAAAGAGTTCACCGTCTTACAGGTGGCACCCTGTGCCTCTGGCTCTAAACAGAGCCCCTCCTAGCCCAGACTTAGTGAATATTGTCCTTCCATTATCTTCCAGAAAAAATCCAGGATCATGGTGGCAGAAAAGTGGAGGTGGACCCTGCAGTGGAAGCAGAGAAGCTCTGCCTCCTCCTCAGgtcagtgtcttttttttttttttttaatatatttttaaaatttttttgttttagttggacacaatacctttatttcatttatttatttttatgtggtgctgaggctccaacccagggcctcgcatgtgctaggtgagcgttctactaggtgagcgctctaccactaagccacaaccctagctcagGCCAGTGTCTTTTTTTACCAAAACTGACGAGACTATTCTGGATAGTGCCAATGCCCCAAGGCCAACCAGACCCAGGTCCTGGCCTTGCCTTCAGCTTAAACTTGGGTCCCCAGGGTCCCTGTGGGTCCACAGCCCCTACCCTTAGGTTATTTCATCTACCTTCCCACTACTACACCTGGCTTCACTTCAAAAGAAACCTGAAGTTTAATCCCACCCAGATTCCTTCTCCCAATCCCAAGACACCTCTAAGaactttattcctttgttttctcaATCTCTGTCCAGGTCTGGTCATATGAAGCAAGTCTGACCAAACTGCATATTCCACTCACTATTCTAGTTTGGGTTTGGGGAATAGGGCTCAAGTTGGACCAGTGAGAATCAACCCTGCAACTCTGCCTGGATCAATAGGAAAGATGTACTAATTTCCTTTCCCCTGGGGCTAAACTGAAGGAAGGGGCGGTCTGTTTTGCCATTGCTTGGGAAGTGCCTGGTTGAGAATGAAACCAACACAGAAGGAAACAAAGCCAAGAGATGGAGAAGGGAACTTCTAACCACACTATGGCCCTGGATCCAGCTGTCCCTGAAGCTTTTACAGCCTGGACTGTTCAGGTATGTAAGAAAACCCATCCCTCTTTGTTATAAGTCCTTGGAATTGGGCTCTTCTCCAACTCAGATTATTCTATTGTAGGTTCATTCCTATCCAGATAGTCAGAGCTCCTTAGTAGTAACATCTTCTCCAGTCATCTTCTATCAAAGTCTGGCAGGAAGCAAAATTCCCAGCCAGGCAACCAATGCATTGACCCTCTGTTCAGTGGCCTCCCAGCTATTGGCCCAGGAAGAGGCAAGTCCGCCAGCTCACCTGAGGGGATACCCCCTCTTTCTAGAAATGAACTCAATTCCCCAGCTCCTTATCCCATAAGTCACATTCCTTTACTTTCTGTCAGCATTTACAGATAGTGGGTTCAGAAGGGTGCTGAGCCCAAGCTCTGGGCAGGACAGAAAGAGGAGTCCCAGCTGTCTTCTATTTATAGACAGGGAGCCTCAGGGGAGGGGGGTCCCAGGAGGAGCCAACCTTGAACTTCCTTGAGGAGAAAGTAAGAATCTTGAGGTTaaggcagagagcagaggctGCATTTCAGACCTTCCCCAGGCTCTAACCTGAGGGCCAAAGCTAGAACACTATTTAGGCCCTCCAGCATTACCCACCCtggcaagagaaatgaaaactggcAATGGCCCTACCCTGGGTCTGAGCACAGGGGACACACTTTTTGGAGTCCCCACTCCATACAAGTCATtacataattaaaacattaatactGTGTATTTACCCAAAACAATAGTCTGAAAATTAACAGATCAGGATGGGGGGAGTGGCTGAggtaatttttgtttcattttattcagcaatatCTTCTACTTTATGTAAGATAGAAACATTTGGGGCTGgtactatagctcagtggtagagtgcttgcctggcatgttcaagccttggcttcaattcccaccaccaaaaataaaataaagacacatttcctttgtgttaaaaaaaaaaaaaagcaaagtaaatgTCTTTATTAAAAGGGATGGGGGGCCAGGCGTAGTGgtgcaggcttgtaatcccagcagctcaggggctgagacaagaagatgtgggttcaaagccatcctcagcaacagggaggtactaagcaactcagtgagacctcatcactaaataaaatacaaaatagggctgggaatgtgtctcagtggtcaaggcccctgaattcaatccctggtaccaaaaaaaaaaaaaaaaaaaaaaaccagaaaaaaataggactggggggggggctggagttgtggctcaacggtagagcacttgcctgtgtgaagcactgggttcaattctcagcatcacatataaataaataaaatagggctggggatgtggctcagtggttgagtgccctgagttcaatccccagtaccccaaaaaaggTGGTGAGAATGTACCTCAGTGATAAATCcctagtgacaaaaaaaaaaaagaagaagaaaagaaagaaagaaaaacaacaggatGAAACTCAAAACTCTGCAGATGACAAGTAGGGCCAACAGAGGTTGGGAGCAAGCCAAAGAGGCAAAACAAGTGGGAAGCCCTGGATAAGTGGCCTAGGGGACCCTGGAAATGTTTCCACTTTCATATCTTCCTAGCCCCCTGACTTGGAAGTAAATGCTGACCTGATGACCTCAGAGAATATAAGTAGGGACAAAATGGAACAGATCAGGCCTGCTAGGTAAGCACTGGAAACCTGGAGATGGGGCGATGCCCAACATACTAGTACTAGGCACGTGGGGGAAGTCAGCtcagctggagctggagctcgaGATTTTCCTTTTGGGAATCATCCTTCCTGCGTGTCCTTCCACAGAAAACCCCTCTTCGGGAATCCCCGAGCCTCACCCACCGAGAGTCCGCCCCTACTCCGTCTGGGCCAAGGCTTCCAGGCTGGCCCTGTAACATTTATCTGGATGACATTATATGGATATTTGAGTACCAAAAAGTGCGCCAACTACAAGAGGCCAACCAGGCATCgcaccctaacacaaaacatgtGTTCTCATGCAGCCCTACCTCTGGCTGATCGGCAGGGACAGCCCTCAAGAGTGGCCCAAGGACTGAAAGCCTGCAATTCTGGGCGACCAGCCAGGAGCGCCCCCTACTCATCTGCTGCCCCCGTTTGGGAGCTCTTTAGCTGTTTCAGGCCTCTTTACAGGAGCTTCCCCGGTTCCCACTAGTCCACCTTCATTCTGCACGTGCCCGGGGGTCGCGGCTCACAGAACTGTTCAGACCAGCCCTGCCCTTCCTTCACCCTCACGTTCAGGGCCCTGCCACCCGGCAAAAGCCCTTGGTTGGGGCAAGGAACCTGCAAGGGTCAAATTCCGTACTCCCCACCGCCTCCCATTGAAAGAGCCCAAGAGGCCGCCGCAGTAGCTGGCCAAAGCAGCAGCGGTAACAACCGCGCGATGCCCACGCTTGAGAGCCAGGATCAGCCTCTGCTCCTGCCACACCAGCAAGCCCACCCATTAACTGCACTAACCTGCCCGCCTTGGCCGGGCCTGGGTTCCCACGCCCGCCAGGCTCCGCTGCACCGAGCCGCTTCCGGGTGTGCGCCGAGGCGCTGGGGCGGTGCCCCTGTTCGAGCCGCCCCGTTCGTCCTCGTGTCCCGCCTTCCAGGCAGCTCCTTCCCACCCTGCTGTTCTCTGCTGCCAGTCCACTGTCTCTGGGCAAAGCCCATCTGGTCCGCTGAGCAGGTAAGATTACCAGCGCCCGAGGTTGGATGGCAGGAAGAATTGCCCGCAGGTCGTGACTTTGGGGGCTTGCAGTTTTTACGAGGGGGGAGGGCTACAGTGTAAGAGCTGCCAGACTTTCATCTGTTCCTGGTGGATCAACAAGAAGGCGCCCCCTGGTGATCAGAATTTTCTAGTGCCCCCTGGGGATCTAGTTTGACAATCTGATCTCTACTAAACACACTAAAAACCCTGTGCCATGGGTCCCAGGTACAAACCTGGCCTAGGTATCCAATCCCCAGCGTACACGTCACACATATTCCAGAAGAGACCTCTACCTTGGAAGATACGGGGGGAAATACTAGTAAGTGATGTGAAATGTGCACAGAACACTTCAGGCACCTTGAAACAAAACTGGCAACTTCATAGGTCAGGCGCGGTGGTGCACGaatgtaattccagctactcaggtaactgaggcaggaagatcccaagttaaAGGTCAGCCTGGGCATTTTAGCAAggcagtctcaaaaaataaaaatgactggggttagtggtaggttcagtctttctctctctctctctctctctctctctctctctctctcacacacacacacacaaaaaaaaaaaaaaaaaaaaggaggacgCACATTTTCCCTCTAAAAGCTGCGCTCTGGGGTGGCTCTAGGGAGTTCCAAATTACTAATCAGGATCCAAATTTGAACTACAGCTCCTCAGAGGCAAGAACCGTCTGTCCCCAGATCTCATGCTTTTCCTTGCAGGTCTTGCCGGTTTTAGAAAGCACCCGGGACACTCCGGGGCTAGACCCCCGCTGCAAAGACGTTTCCCCTCTCTGGGTGGATCCCGCCGGGCTCCGCCCATGCCACTGCTCTCTGATTGGCTCGTTGTCCCTGACAAAACTCTTTATAAATTCTTCCGTCTCCTTAATCCTAGTCACTCTCTAGTGGCTGGCGGGATTGGACAAGGTTTCTCAACTTGGAACCTGTGTAGTCACCTGGTGACTACACAATTGAAAAAACAGTTTAAAGAGCCAGAAACGCTTTGACACCCAGGGCCGACATTATGAACCTGAAACCTGCGCAGTGGGGCAGAGCCCCCACATTTTGCaacgtatttatttatttatttatggtgctggagCTCGAAACTAGGGCATattaggagagtgctctacctctgagctatatccctagttcttttattttgagacaggttctccctaaattgctatttgccttaaacttgtgatcctcctgcctcagtctcc from Marmota flaviventris isolate mMarFla1 chromosome 18, mMarFla1.hap1, whole genome shotgun sequence includes:
- the B3gnt9 gene encoding UDP-GlcNAc:betaGal beta-1,3-N-acetylglucosaminyltransferase 9 isoform X1 codes for the protein MRRRLRLRRDASLTLLLSAALGLLLYAQRDGATPTTSTPQARGREAQRPTPGPRAFQVLDSGAAPPAYEGDTPPSPTPTGSFDFRRYLRAKDQRRFSLLINQPHKCRGDDAPGGRPDLLIAVKSVAADFERRQAVRQTWGAEGRVQGALVRRVFLLGVPRSAGTNKADPKGVGTQTHWRALLHAESHAYSDILLWAFEDTFFNLTLKEIHFLAWASAFCPNVRFVFKGDADVFVHVGNLLEFLASRDPAQDLLAGDVIVQARPIRARASKYYIPEAVYGLPAYPAYAGGGGFVLSGATLRRLASACAQVELFPIDDVFLGMCLQRLRLTPEPHPAFRTFGISQPSAAPHLSTFDPCFYRELVVVHGLSAADIWLMWRLLHGSHGPVCAHRQPVAAGPFQWGS
- the B3gnt9 gene encoding UDP-GlcNAc:betaGal beta-1,3-N-acetylglucosaminyltransferase 9 isoform X3 yields the protein MRRRLRLRRDASLTLLLSAALGLLLYAQRDGATPTTSTPQARGREAQRPTPGPRAFQVLDSGAAPPAYEGDTPPSPTPTGSFDFRRYLRAKDQRRFSLLINQPHKCRGDDAPGGRPDLLIAVKSVAADFERRQAVRQTWGAEGRVQGALVRRVFLLGVPRSAGTNKADPKGVGTQTHWRALLHAESHAYSDILLWAFEDTFFNLTLKEIHFLAWASAFCPNVRFVFKGDADVFVHVGNLLEFLASRDPAQDLLAGMCLQRLRLTPEPHPAFRTFGISQPSAAPHLSTFDPCFYRELVVVHGLSAADIWLMWRLLHGSHGPVCAHRQPVAAGPFQWGS
- the B3gnt9 gene encoding UDP-GlcNAc:betaGal beta-1,3-N-acetylglucosaminyltransferase 9 isoform X2 → MRRRLRLRRDASLTLLLSAALGLLLYAQRDGATPTTSTPQARGREAQRPTPGPRAFQVLDSGAAPPAYEGDTPPSPTPTGSFDFRRYLRAKDQRRFSLLINQPHKCRGDDAPGGRPDLLIAVKSVAADFERRQAVRQTWGAEGRVQGALVRRVFLLGVPRSAGTNKADPKGVGTQTHWRALLHAESHAYSDILLWAFEDTFFNLTLKEIHFLAWASAFCPNVRFVFKGDADVFVHVGNLLEFLASRDPAQDLLAGDVIVQARPIRARASMCLQRLRLTPEPHPAFRTFGISQPSAAPHLSTFDPCFYRELVVVHGLSAADIWLMWRLLHGSHGPVCAHRQPVAAGPFQWGS
- the Tradd gene encoding tumor necrosis factor receptor type 1-associated DEATH domain protein translates to MAAGPNGHEEWVGSAYLFLESLLDKVVLSDAYAHPQKKVAVYRALQTSLTESAESPDVLQILKIHRSDPQLIVQLRFCGRQPCSRFLHVYREGTLRAKLQSCLAAALAQRSVPLQLELRAGAERLDAWLTDEEHCLNCILAQKPDRLRDEELAELEDALCNLTCGLEGQGDNVDVDVDVVPAPSQSLVPSPPEEKPPPLSGQTFLFQGRPVVNRPLSLQDQQTFARSVGLKWRRVGRSLQRSCRALRDPALDSLAYEYERDGLYEQAFQLLRRFVQAEGRRATLQRLVEALEENELTSLAEDLLGLAGPDGGLA